In Pseudomonas saudiphocaensis, one DNA window encodes the following:
- a CDS encoding MFS transporter yields MRTMLAPISSLLVGVTLLLLGHGLLNTLLTLRGVAEGYSTGMIGLLMSGYFSGFLIGTWLAPSLIRRIGHIRTFSFYAALAATAVLLHVMIVNPWVWLVLRVMYGVALVTLYIVIESWLNAQVNGEKRGQVFAIYMAVNLGSLAAAQQLLGLDSPMAFTLFALATMLIGGAMMPITLTRQPQPALPDVPSTDLLQLARVAPLPLMAAGISGFALGGFWGLAPVYAGQVGFDAAGVGLMMSVTILGGAVLQWPIGLLSDRFERRVVLLWVVTLAAALPLVATILEASNLLLGLMFVWGGLAFSIYSIAVAQMVDHLNPDEILSGSSGLLLSNGFGAALGPVAAGGLMHLGGPVALPLFYAVSLGVLAFYAFYRPRKVMDLVTEPHGHFTPMLRTSPTVMELMPDAPEVPPTEESIPDEELDDLPPEEPTLEPETQPEQRTGS; encoded by the coding sequence ATGAGGACCATGTTAGCTCCCATCAGCTCACTGCTCGTTGGGGTTACGCTGTTGCTGCTTGGCCACGGCCTGCTCAACACCCTGCTGACGCTTCGCGGTGTGGCCGAAGGCTACTCCACGGGGATGATCGGCCTGCTGATGTCCGGCTATTTTTCCGGCTTTCTCATCGGCACCTGGCTGGCACCGTCGCTGATCCGCCGGATCGGCCATATCCGCACCTTCTCCTTCTACGCCGCGCTGGCCGCCACCGCGGTTTTGCTGCACGTGATGATCGTCAACCCCTGGGTCTGGCTGGTGCTGCGCGTCATGTACGGCGTCGCCCTGGTGACGCTGTACATCGTCATCGAAAGCTGGCTCAACGCCCAAGTAAACGGAGAAAAGCGCGGCCAGGTATTCGCCATCTATATGGCGGTAAACCTCGGCTCGCTGGCAGCCGCTCAGCAGCTGCTGGGCCTGGACAGCCCCATGGCGTTCACCCTGTTCGCCCTGGCGACCATGCTCATCGGCGGCGCGATGATGCCCATCACCCTCACCCGGCAGCCGCAACCTGCCCTGCCGGACGTGCCCTCCACCGACCTGCTACAACTGGCCCGCGTCGCCCCGCTGCCGCTGATGGCAGCCGGCATCTCGGGCTTCGCCCTGGGCGGTTTCTGGGGCCTGGCGCCGGTGTATGCCGGCCAGGTGGGCTTCGATGCGGCAGGCGTAGGCCTGATGATGAGCGTGACCATCCTCGGCGGTGCCGTGCTGCAATGGCCGATCGGGCTGCTTTCCGACCGTTTCGAGCGACGCGTGGTATTGCTTTGGGTGGTGACCCTGGCGGCGGCACTGCCGCTGGTGGCGACCATACTCGAGGCGAGCAACCTGTTGTTGGGGCTGATGTTCGTCTGGGGCGGGCTGGCGTTCTCGATCTATTCCATCGCCGTGGCGCAGATGGTTGACCACCTGAACCCTGACGAGATTCTGTCTGGCTCCAGCGGGCTATTGCTGTCCAACGGCTTCGGCGCCGCACTCGGCCCTGTGGCCGCCGGTGGCCTGATGCACCTGGGCGGGCCCGTGGCGCTGCCGCTGTTCTACGCGGTGTCGCTTGGCGTGCTGGCGTTTTACGCCTTCTATCGCCCGCGCAAGGTCATGGACCTGGTCACCGAACCCCATGGCCACTTTACCCCGATGCTACGTACCAGCCCCACCGTGATGGAGCTGATGCCCGATGCCCCCGAAGTGCCCCCAACCGAGGAATCGATTCCCGACGAAGAGCTGGACGACCTGCCACCCGAAGAGCCAACGCTCGAGCCCGAAACCCAGCCGGAACAACGCACCGGGTCCTGA
- a CDS encoding LysR substrate-binding domain-containing protein has product MHFALADLRLFIHIAESPSLTQGARRAHLSPAAASARIKALEGQFDTRLLYRDSRGVELTPAGHKLLQHARLIMRQVDYLKSEFTEYGTDQAGHIRIFANTTAVTEFLPEVLAGFLAQRPGVTVDLQEKLSRDIVRGVLDGSTDMGIIAGPVRAEGLQVLHFSTDRLLLAVPLGHPLAAEKKLTLRQTLAYQHIGLHDGSTLLSFLRDQVERLGGTLSLRIQLSSFEAVCRMIEAGVGIGIIPESAGRRHSRTMQLAMVELDEPWAVRERSILVRELDALPGSVRALITTLQGDEPQI; this is encoded by the coding sequence ATGCACTTCGCTCTGGCCGACCTGCGCCTATTCATTCACATTGCCGAATCCCCCAGCCTGACCCAGGGCGCACGTCGCGCGCATCTCTCGCCGGCCGCCGCCAGCGCGCGCATCAAGGCGCTTGAGGGGCAGTTCGACACCCGCCTGCTATACCGTGACAGCCGGGGCGTGGAGCTCACTCCAGCCGGGCACAAGCTGTTGCAGCACGCACGGCTGATCATGCGCCAGGTGGACTACCTGAAAAGCGAGTTCACCGAATACGGCACCGACCAGGCTGGGCACATCCGCATCTTCGCCAACACCACCGCGGTTACCGAGTTTCTGCCGGAGGTGCTGGCAGGCTTTCTCGCCCAGCGGCCCGGCGTTACGGTGGACCTGCAGGAAAAGCTCAGCCGCGACATCGTCCGCGGCGTGCTGGACGGTTCGACGGACATGGGCATCATCGCCGGCCCAGTCCGCGCCGAGGGTTTGCAGGTTCTGCATTTCAGCACCGACCGCCTGCTGCTGGCCGTGCCCCTCGGGCACCCGCTGGCGGCTGAGAAAAAGCTGACCCTGCGCCAGACCCTGGCCTATCAGCATATCGGTCTGCATGACGGCAGCACCCTGCTGAGCTTCCTCCGCGATCAGGTGGAGCGCCTGGGTGGTACCCTTTCCCTGCGGATTCAGCTGTCGAGCTTCGAAGCGGTGTGCCGAATGATCGAGGCTGGCGTGGGCATCGGCATCATTCCCGAGTCGGCCGGCCGCAGGCACAGCCGCACCATGCAGCTGGCCATGGTCGAACTGGACGAACCTTGGGCGGTGCGTGAACGCAGCATTCTGGTCCGCGAACTAGACGCCTTGCCAGGCAGCGTCCGGGCTCTGATCACCACGCTCCAAGGCGACGAGCCTCAGATTTGA
- a CDS encoding FAS1-like dehydratase domain-containing protein, protein MTDSALTAWIGRTQDVHDQLSRNLIQRIAATFGEPNPGHGEPLPPLWQWCFFQDTVAESGLGEDGHPARGGFLPPAGDRNRMWAGGRLEFHEPLKVGGEATRTTTILDVEEKVGRTGSLLFVTLRHDYLQDGRLAIREEQDIVYREPTPPKLAGGDPMPEGNWRERVEPTPTLLFRYSAVTFNGHRIHYDWPYVTETEGYPGLVVHGPLIATLNLRAFCRAIPEARVQRFSYRGVRPLIAPQPFEVGGRIVAPGKAELWAGNTGGIAQKAEVEFE, encoded by the coding sequence ATGACCGACTCTGCTTTGACCGCCTGGATCGGGCGCACCCAGGATGTTCACGATCAACTGAGCCGCAACCTGATTCAGCGTATCGCCGCAACCTTCGGCGAGCCGAATCCGGGCCATGGCGAACCGCTGCCTCCTCTGTGGCAGTGGTGCTTTTTTCAGGACACGGTCGCCGAGTCCGGCCTTGGCGAAGACGGTCATCCGGCGCGGGGTGGTTTCCTGCCGCCGGCCGGCGATCGCAATCGCATGTGGGCGGGCGGACGTCTGGAGTTCCACGAGCCGTTGAAGGTAGGCGGCGAAGCCACTCGCACCACCACCATTCTCGATGTCGAGGAAAAGGTCGGCCGCACGGGTTCGCTGCTGTTCGTAACCCTGCGTCATGACTACCTGCAGGACGGCCGGTTGGCCATCCGTGAGGAGCAGGACATCGTCTACCGCGAGCCGACCCCGCCGAAGCTCGCTGGCGGTGATCCAATGCCGGAAGGCAACTGGCGCGAGAGGGTCGAGCCCACTCCGACGCTGCTGTTCCGCTATTCGGCGGTCACCTTCAATGGCCACCGCATTCATTACGACTGGCCCTACGTCACCGAGACCGAGGGCTACCCGGGCCTGGTGGTGCACGGCCCGCTGATCGCAACCCTGAACCTGCGTGCCTTCTGCCGGGCGATACCCGAAGCACGCGTACAGCGTTTTTCCTACCGGGGCGTGCGCCCGCTGATCGCGCCGCAGCCTTTCGAAGTGGGCGGGCGCATCGTGGCGCCGGGCAAGGCCGAGCTGTGGGCAGGCAATACCGGCGGTATCGCGCAGAAGGCTGAAGTGGAATTCGAGTGA
- a CDS encoding acyl-CoA dehydrogenase family protein: MNPYLNEEYNAIREGVRALCADFPAEYWRKIDEEKGFPEAFVAALTEAGWLSAMIPEEYGGSGLGLAEASIILEEVNRCGGNSGTVHGQMYNMFTLLRNGSEEQKRYYLPKLASGELRLQSMGVTEPTTGTDTTKIKTTAVKKGDKYVINGQKVWISRIQHSDLMILLARTTPLAEVQRKADGMSIFLVDLREAIGNGLTVQPIANMVNHETNELFFDNLEIPASSLIGEEGKGFRYILDGLNAERTLIAAECIGDGRWFTEKSAQYARDRVVFGRPIGQNQGVQFPIAEAHIELEAADLMRWRACEEYDAGRNAGAAANMAKYLAAKASWEAANACLQTHGGFGFANEYDVERKFRETRLYQVAPISTNLILSYVAEHLLELPRSF; this comes from the coding sequence ATGAACCCGTACCTGAACGAAGAATACAACGCCATCCGTGAAGGCGTGCGCGCCCTTTGTGCGGACTTCCCCGCTGAATACTGGCGCAAGATCGACGAGGAAAAGGGCTTCCCCGAGGCCTTCGTTGCTGCGCTGACCGAAGCTGGCTGGCTGTCGGCGATGATTCCGGAAGAGTACGGCGGATCGGGCCTGGGCCTGGCCGAAGCCTCGATCATTCTCGAGGAGGTGAACCGCTGCGGCGGCAACTCCGGCACCGTGCACGGCCAGATGTACAACATGTTCACCCTGTTGCGTAACGGCAGCGAAGAGCAGAAGCGCTACTACCTGCCCAAGCTGGCCAGCGGCGAGCTGCGCCTGCAGTCCATGGGTGTGACCGAGCCGACCACCGGCACTGACACCACCAAGATCAAGACCACGGCGGTGAAGAAGGGCGACAAGTACGTCATCAATGGCCAGAAGGTGTGGATCTCCCGTATCCAGCACTCCGACCTGATGATCCTGCTGGCCCGTACCACGCCGCTGGCCGAGGTGCAGCGCAAGGCCGACGGCATGTCCATCTTCCTCGTCGACCTGCGCGAAGCCATCGGCAACGGCCTGACCGTGCAGCCGATCGCCAACATGGTCAACCACGAGACCAACGAGCTGTTCTTCGACAACCTGGAAATCCCCGCCAGCAGCCTGATCGGCGAAGAGGGCAAGGGCTTCCGCTACATCCTCGACGGCCTGAACGCCGAGCGCACCCTGATCGCCGCCGAGTGCATAGGTGATGGCCGCTGGTTCACCGAAAAATCGGCCCAATACGCCCGTGACCGCGTGGTGTTTGGTCGCCCGATCGGCCAGAACCAGGGCGTGCAGTTCCCAATTGCCGAAGCGCACATCGAGCTGGAAGCGGCCGACCTTATGCGCTGGCGCGCCTGTGAAGAGTACGACGCCGGCCGCAATGCCGGTGCTGCGGCCAACATGGCCAAGTACCTGGCCGCCAAGGCTTCCTGGGAAGCGGCCAACGCCTGCCTGCAGACCCACGGCGGCTTCGGCTTCGCCAACGAATACGACGTCGAGCGCAAGTTCCGCGAGACCCGCCTGTACCAGGTGGCGCCGATCTCCACCAACCTGATTCTTTCCTACGTCGCGGAACACCTGCTCGAGCTGCCGCGCTCGTTCTAA
- a CDS encoding VOC family protein, whose product MQISHLDHLVLTVADIDVTTDFYCRVLGMQAVTFGEGRKALAFGRQKINLHPAGREFEPKAERPQPGSADLCFIVSTPLEEVIEHLAKQGVAIIEGPVRRTGATGPIRSVYLRDPDLNLIELSNPLEPTA is encoded by the coding sequence ATGCAGATCAGCCACCTCGATCACCTGGTTCTGACCGTCGCCGACATCGATGTCACGACGGACTTCTACTGCCGCGTGTTGGGCATGCAGGCGGTGACGTTCGGCGAAGGGCGTAAGGCGCTGGCCTTCGGTCGCCAGAAAATCAATCTGCACCCGGCCGGGCGCGAGTTCGAGCCGAAGGCCGAACGCCCGCAGCCAGGCTCGGCGGATCTCTGCTTCATCGTCTCCACCCCACTGGAAGAGGTCATCGAGCACCTCGCAAAGCAGGGCGTGGCCATTATCGAGGGCCCGGTCCGGCGGACCGGTGCCACCGGCCCGATCCGCTCGGTCTACCTGCGCGATCCGGACCTGAACCTCATCGAACTTTCCAACCCCCTGGAGCCGACCGCATGA
- a CDS encoding MmgE/PrpD family protein: MSQHTQALTEFLAGLQYEQIPDTVLARTEDLFLDWLASALASAGSHPISLFERYAEQMGPAEGPARIFVNGKSSSAYFAALVNGASSHLVEQDDLHNSSVLHPATVVFPAALAAAQDLGKSGRDLLVASVAGYEAGIRIGEFLGRSHYRIFHTTATVGTLAAAVAVGKLMGFDQKQFTHLLGSAGTQAAGLWEFLRDAADSKQLHTAKAAADGLLAAYLTKDGLTGAQNILEGDQGLAAGMSKDANPAALSDRLGSRWALVETSFKFHASCRHTHPAADALLDLMQREQLQADDITSVITRVHQGAIDVLGRVVVPQTVHQAKFSMGTVLGLIALYGKAGLTEFHTHALTDPRVGAFREKVSMMLDAQVDDAYPARWLGRVEVNTRDGRNLHGAIDEPKGDPGNTLSREELEDKFRRLVAFSGARSADEAGALIDRVWRLREASQLNDLA; this comes from the coding sequence ATGAGCCAGCACACTCAAGCGCTGACCGAATTCCTCGCCGGGCTGCAGTACGAGCAGATTCCCGATACGGTGCTTGCGCGCACCGAAGACCTGTTCCTCGACTGGCTGGCATCGGCCCTGGCCAGCGCCGGTTCGCACCCGATTTCACTGTTCGAGCGCTACGCCGAGCAGATGGGCCCGGCTGAAGGGCCGGCACGCATCTTCGTCAACGGCAAGAGCAGCAGCGCCTATTTCGCCGCGCTGGTCAACGGCGCCAGCTCGCACCTGGTGGAGCAGGACGACCTGCACAACAGCTCGGTGCTGCACCCGGCCACGGTAGTGTTCCCGGCTGCCCTGGCAGCCGCCCAGGACCTCGGCAAATCCGGCCGTGATCTGCTGGTGGCCTCGGTGGCGGGCTACGAGGCGGGCATCCGCATCGGCGAATTCCTCGGCCGCTCGCATTACCGCATCTTCCACACCACCGCGACCGTCGGCACCCTGGCCGCCGCCGTCGCCGTGGGCAAGCTGATGGGCTTCGACCAGAAGCAGTTCACCCATCTGCTGGGTAGCGCCGGCACCCAGGCGGCGGGCCTCTGGGAATTCCTCCGCGACGCCGCCGACTCCAAGCAGCTGCACACCGCCAAGGCGGCCGCCGACGGCCTGCTGGCGGCCTACCTGACGAAGGACGGCCTGACCGGCGCGCAGAACATCCTCGAAGGCGACCAGGGCCTGGCGGCGGGCATGTCGAAGGACGCCAACCCCGCCGCGCTGTCCGACCGTCTCGGCAGCCGCTGGGCGCTGGTGGAGACCTCGTTCAAGTTCCACGCCTCCTGCCGCCACACCCATCCGGCCGCCGACGCGCTGCTGGATCTGATGCAGCGCGAGCAGCTCCAGGCCGACGACATCACCAGCGTCATCACCCGCGTGCACCAGGGCGCCATCGACGTGCTGGGGCGCGTGGTGGTGCCGCAAACCGTGCACCAGGCCAAGTTCTCCATGGGCACCGTGCTGGGCCTGATCGCTCTCTACGGCAAGGCCGGGCTGACCGAATTCCATACTCACGCGCTTACCGATCCGCGCGTCGGGGCGTTTCGCGAGAAGGTCTCGATGATGCTCGACGCCCAGGTGGATGACGCCTATCCGGCGCGCTGGCTGGGCCGGGTGGAAGTGAACACCCGGGACGGTCGCAACCTGCATGGCGCCATCGACGAGCCCAAGGGCGATCCGGGCAACACCCTGAGCCGCGAAGAGCTGGAAGACAAGTTCCGCCGCCTGGTGGCGTTCTCCGGCGCACGCAGCGCGGACGAGGCGGGCGCCTTGATCGACCGGGTCTGGCGGTTGCGCGAGGCGAGCCAGTTAAACGACCTGGCGTAG
- a CDS encoding CaiB/BaiF CoA transferase family protein, translated as MNDTTAKPRPLDGITVVSLEHAIAAPFCTRQLADLGARVIKVERPGSGDFARGYDERVDGLASHFVWTNRSKESLTLDVKQQDAVQVLDQLLAKADVLVQNLAPGAAARMGLSFEALHERFPRLIVCDISGYGEGGPYEQKKAYDLLIQSEGGFLSVTGGPGEEEMAKAGCSIADIAAGMYAYTGVLSALMLRDKTGKGSRVDVSMLESLVEWMGYPLYYAYKGATPPPRAGAAHATIYPYGPFPTGDGGTVMLGLQNEREWLLFCEKVLLQPELARDERFSANFKRSENRAALRAIIVEAFSRLSAEEVIARLDAAPIANAHVNDMAGVWEHPQLKARQRWSEVDSPSGRLPALLPPGRNTAFTPRMDPIPALGQHTDALLAELGYAAGDIQRLHEQGAV; from the coding sequence ATGAACGACACAACCGCCAAACCCCGCCCACTCGACGGCATCACCGTGGTCAGCCTCGAGCACGCCATCGCCGCGCCGTTCTGCACGCGCCAGCTGGCCGACCTCGGCGCCCGGGTGATCAAGGTGGAGCGGCCCGGTTCCGGTGACTTCGCCCGCGGTTATGACGAGCGCGTCGACGGCCTGGCCTCGCATTTCGTCTGGACCAACCGTTCCAAGGAAAGTCTGACCCTGGACGTCAAGCAGCAGGATGCCGTCCAGGTGCTCGACCAGCTGCTGGCCAAGGCCGACGTGCTGGTACAGAACCTTGCTCCGGGCGCTGCGGCGCGCATGGGGCTGTCCTTCGAGGCGCTGCACGAGCGTTTCCCGCGGCTGATCGTTTGCGACATCTCCGGCTACGGCGAGGGCGGCCCCTACGAACAGAAGAAGGCCTATGACCTGCTGATCCAGTCCGAAGGCGGTTTCCTTTCGGTCACCGGCGGCCCGGGTGAAGAGGAAATGGCCAAGGCGGGATGCTCCATCGCCGATATCGCCGCGGGTATGTACGCCTACACCGGCGTGCTGTCTGCGCTGATGCTGCGCGACAAGACCGGCAAGGGCAGCCGTGTGGACGTCTCCATGTTGGAAAGCCTGGTGGAGTGGATGGGCTACCCGCTGTACTACGCCTACAAGGGTGCCACGCCGCCACCCCGGGCCGGCGCCGCCCACGCCACCATCTACCCCTACGGGCCGTTCCCCACCGGTGACGGCGGTACCGTGATGCTCGGCCTGCAGAACGAGCGCGAATGGCTGCTGTTCTGCGAGAAGGTGCTGTTGCAGCCGGAGCTGGCGCGGGACGAGCGCTTCTCCGCCAACTTCAAGCGTTCGGAAAACCGCGCCGCGCTGCGCGCCATCATCGTCGAAGCCTTCTCCCGGCTGAGCGCCGAGGAAGTTATCGCCCGCCTGGACGCCGCGCCCATCGCCAATGCCCATGTCAACGACATGGCCGGCGTCTGGGAGCACCCGCAGCTCAAGGCGCGCCAGCGCTGGAGCGAGGTGGACAGCCCATCCGGCAGGCTGCCAGCGCTGCTGCCGCCAGGGCGCAATACCGCATTTACGCCGCGCATGGACCCGATTCCGGCCCTCGGCCAGCACACCGATGCGCTGTTGGCCGAGCTCGGCTACGCCGCCGGTGACATCCAGCGGCTGCACGAACAGGGCGCGGTATGA
- a CDS encoding HpcH/HpaI aldolase/citrate lyase family protein has translation MNSNIIRSALFVPATRPERIPKALATGADVVIVDLEDAVAEDLKREARDNLDALLSENPQARVLVRINAPTHPEQADDLALCARHAGVAAVLLPKVESAVQVARAAGCGKPVWPIIESARGLAHLAEIAHAQGVERLSFGALDLGLDLGLASGTAGAERMLDQARYGIVLQSRLAGLAAPLDSVFPDIKNLSGLATFAASASEMGFGGVLCIHPSQVAVVHETLMPSAEELDWANRILAAGASGEGVFVVDGQMVDAPVIGRARRLLQRAGQATP, from the coding sequence ATGAATTCGAACATTATCCGCAGCGCGCTATTCGTCCCGGCCACGCGCCCCGAGCGCATCCCCAAGGCGCTGGCCACGGGGGCCGACGTGGTGATCGTCGACCTGGAAGATGCAGTGGCGGAGGACCTGAAGCGTGAAGCGCGGGATAACCTCGATGCCTTACTCAGCGAAAACCCGCAAGCACGGGTGCTGGTACGCATCAATGCGCCGACTCATCCAGAACAGGCCGATGATCTGGCGTTGTGCGCGCGCCATGCAGGTGTAGCTGCCGTGCTGCTGCCGAAAGTGGAAAGCGCCGTGCAGGTGGCCCGTGCGGCCGGCTGCGGCAAGCCGGTTTGGCCGATCATTGAAAGTGCGCGAGGGCTTGCTCATCTGGCGGAAATCGCCCACGCCCAGGGTGTCGAGCGCCTGTCATTCGGCGCCCTGGACCTGGGCCTGGACCTCGGCCTTGCCAGCGGCACAGCCGGTGCCGAGCGCATGCTCGACCAGGCGCGTTACGGCATCGTGCTGCAGTCGCGCCTGGCCGGCCTGGCCGCGCCGCTGGACAGCGTGTTCCCCGATATCAAGAACCTCAGTGGCCTCGCCACCTTTGCCGCCAGCGCCAGCGAAATGGGCTTTGGCGGGGTGCTGTGCATTCATCCCAGTCAGGTCGCCGTGGTGCATGAAACGCTTATGCCCAGCGCCGAGGAGCTTGACTGGGCCAATCGCATCCTTGCCGCTGGAGCCAGTGGTGAAGGGGTGTTCGTGGTGGACGGACAAATGGTCGATGCCCCAGTCATCGGTCGTGCCCGCCGCCTTCTGCAACGTGCGGGGCAAGCGACTCCCTGA
- a CDS encoding TRAP transporter substrate-binding protein: MIHRTIKTLACAISLSVVGMVQAAETASAPISIKFAHVVAEHTPKGQGALMFKQLAEERLPGRVKVEVYPNSSLFGDGKEMEALLLGDVQLLAPSLAKFEHYAKQIQIFDLPFIFDDIHAVDRFQQSPQGKSLLTAMEGKGITGLGYWHNGMKQLSSNKPLHSPKDARGLKFRVQASAVLDEQFKALRAAPRKMSFAEVYQGLQTGVVNGTENTWSNYESQKVHEVQKFFTESNHGAIDYMVITNTKFWNGLPDDVRTELDAIMAEVTVEVNRMAEELNQESKQRIIQAGTSEVIQLTSEQREEWRKAMQPVWKKFEADIGKELIDAAISANQPS; the protein is encoded by the coding sequence ATGATCCATCGCACCATCAAGACACTTGCCTGCGCAATTTCTCTGTCAGTAGTTGGCATGGTCCAGGCGGCCGAGACGGCGTCCGCTCCCATCAGCATCAAGTTTGCCCACGTAGTGGCCGAGCACACGCCCAAGGGACAGGGCGCATTGATGTTCAAGCAGCTGGCCGAGGAACGTCTGCCGGGGCGGGTAAAGGTCGAGGTCTATCCGAACTCGTCCTTGTTCGGTGATGGCAAGGAAATGGAAGCCCTCCTGCTTGGCGATGTGCAGTTGCTGGCACCGTCGCTGGCCAAGTTCGAGCATTACGCAAAGCAGATCCAGATCTTCGATCTGCCGTTCATCTTTGACGACATTCATGCCGTCGATCGCTTTCAGCAGAGCCCCCAGGGCAAGTCGCTGCTGACTGCCATGGAGGGCAAAGGCATCACCGGCCTTGGCTACTGGCATAACGGGATGAAGCAGCTGTCATCGAACAAGCCGCTGCATTCACCCAAGGACGCACGCGGTCTGAAGTTCCGGGTACAGGCCTCCGCCGTGCTCGACGAGCAGTTCAAGGCCCTGCGTGCTGCGCCGCGCAAGATGAGTTTCGCCGAGGTTTATCAAGGCCTGCAGACCGGCGTGGTCAACGGTACCGAGAACACCTGGTCGAACTATGAAAGCCAGAAGGTGCACGAGGTGCAGAAGTTCTTCACCGAGTCCAATCACGGCGCCATCGACTACATGGTGATCACCAACACCAAATTCTGGAACGGCCTGCCGGACGATGTACGCACCGAGCTGGATGCGATCATGGCCGAGGTTACCGTCGAGGTGAACAGGATGGCCGAGGAACTGAATCAGGAGTCCAAGCAGCGCATCATCCAGGCAGGCACCAGCGAAGTCATTCAGCTGACATCCGAGCAGCGTGAAGAATGGCGCAAAGCAATGCAGCCGGTGTGGAAGAAGTTCGAAGCTGATATAGGCAAGGAACTGATCGACGCCGCGATTTCAGCCAACCAGCCGTCCTGA
- a CDS encoding putative transporter small subunit encodes MSSIALTAYVLIWPAIATAVLGLLCFGLANDIRAAKRNGTDLV; translated from the coding sequence ATGTCCAGTATCGCTCTAACCGCCTATGTACTGATTTGGCCTGCCATCGCCACCGCCGTGCTCGGCCTGCTCTGCTTCGGCCTTGCCAATGACATCCGCGCCGCCAAGCGCAACGGAACAGACCTGGTCTGA